One region of Vescimonas fastidiosa genomic DNA includes:
- a CDS encoding VirB4-like conjugal transfer ATPase, CD1110 family, producing MRKLFKGRSTERDAFRIPRSVQQSIPIKRVYKDGIFRVSGRFSKTWRFFDVNYAVASPEKQMELFLSYCGVLNSLPIDAGIKLTLVNRQLNRQEFSRNLLMAYRQDSRDYMRREYNGILLDKASGSNNLVQEKYITVSVAKRSIEEARTFFARVGTDLTAGLGRMDSGIREITLNERLRLFHDFFRVGQESAFAFDLQTAQRRGHDFRDAIAPETLQFFHDHYAVDERVGRTLFLREYASFIKDTMITELMDYPRNMMLSIDIVPVATDEAVSEMHRRIMAVESDITRWQQRQNHHNNFSANIPYDLEQMRKETREFLDDLTARDQRMMYALVTLTHLADSEEQLEQDTEALSAIGRSHGCQFATMKHQQEDALNTVLPYGLRRIDAMRTLTTESTAVLLPFKTQEIMDTGGLYYGVNAVSRNLIICNRDALLNGHGLYLGVSGSGKSMMAKQEIGFVALNTDHDIIVVDPEREYGPLIRALGGEIITISASNGSYVNALDISAEYGDGRDPLVLKSEFIMSLCQQLMGAEEVGAKEKSIIDRCTANIYRKYIHKYEGDPPTLKDLYDDLMRQKEPVAHEIALALELFTTGSLNIFAHQTNIDTGSRITCYDIQDLGENLKPIGLLVMLDSILNRVIRNRQRGRYTHVYIDEIYLFFASPGTNRSGINNYSSEFLYKCWKRFRKYYATLTGITQNVEECLLSDTARLMFANSEFLVLLNQAPTDRAELAKLLGASDAQMDYVSDAPAGHGLIKVGSCLVPFINELPRDTELYRLMTTKPGEQNA from the coding sequence GTGAGAAAACTATTCAAGGGCCGCAGCACGGAACGGGATGCCTTTCGTATTCCCCGCAGTGTGCAGCAGTCCATCCCCATCAAGCGCGTTTATAAGGACGGTATCTTTCGTGTAAGCGGCAGGTTTTCCAAGACCTGGCGCTTTTTTGATGTCAATTATGCCGTGGCCTCGCCGGAAAAGCAAATGGAGCTGTTTTTGAGCTACTGCGGCGTTCTCAACAGCCTGCCCATCGACGCGGGTATTAAGCTGACGCTGGTAAACCGGCAACTGAACCGGCAGGAGTTCAGCCGGAACCTGCTCATGGCCTACCGGCAGGATAGCCGCGACTATATGCGCCGCGAGTACAACGGCATTCTGCTGGACAAGGCCAGCGGCAGCAACAATCTGGTGCAGGAGAAGTACATCACTGTGTCCGTGGCCAAGCGCAGCATCGAGGAGGCCCGCACCTTCTTCGCCCGCGTGGGAACTGACCTGACCGCTGGCCTCGGTCGCATGGATTCCGGTATACGGGAAATCACCCTCAATGAGCGCCTGCGGCTGTTCCACGATTTCTTCCGCGTAGGGCAGGAATCGGCCTTCGCCTTCGACCTGCAAACCGCCCAGCGGCGCGGCCACGACTTCCGCGACGCCATCGCACCGGAGACGCTGCAATTCTTCCATGACCACTACGCCGTGGACGAGCGTGTGGGCCGCACCCTGTTCCTGCGGGAGTATGCCAGCTTCATCAAGGACACCATGATCACCGAGCTGATGGACTATCCCCGGAACATGATGCTGTCCATCGACATTGTGCCGGTGGCCACAGACGAGGCTGTGTCGGAGATGCACCGGCGCATCATGGCGGTGGAGAGCGACATCACCCGCTGGCAGCAGCGGCAGAACCACCACAACAATTTCTCCGCCAATATCCCCTATGATCTGGAGCAAATGCGGAAGGAGACGCGGGAGTTCTTAGACGACCTCACCGCCCGCGACCAACGGATGATGTACGCGCTGGTGACGCTGACTCACCTTGCCGACAGCGAGGAGCAGTTGGAGCAGGACACGGAGGCGCTGTCCGCCATCGGGCGTTCCCACGGCTGCCAGTTTGCTACTATGAAGCACCAGCAGGAGGACGCGCTGAACACGGTGCTACCCTACGGCCTGCGGCGTATCGACGCTATGCGGACGCTGACCACGGAGAGTACCGCTGTGCTGCTGCCCTTTAAGACCCAGGAGATCATGGACACCGGCGGCCTGTACTACGGCGTCAACGCCGTGTCCCGGAACCTTATTATCTGTAACCGGGACGCCCTGCTGAACGGTCACGGTCTGTATTTAGGCGTGTCCGGCAGCGGCAAGTCCATGATGGCCAAGCAGGAGATCGGCTTTGTGGCACTGAACACCGACCACGATATTATTGTGGTAGACCCTGAGCGGGAGTATGGCCCGCTGATCCGAGCCCTGGGCGGTGAGATCATCACTATCTCTGCCTCCAATGGCAGCTATGTCAATGCCCTGGACATCTCCGCAGAGTACGGCGACGGGCGGGACCCGCTGGTGCTGAAAAGCGAGTTCATTATGAGCCTGTGTCAGCAGCTCATGGGTGCGGAGGAGGTGGGCGCAAAGGAGAAGTCCATCATCGATCGCTGCACTGCCAACATCTACCGCAAGTACATCCACAAATACGAGGGAGACCCGCCCACGCTGAAAGACCTCTACGACGACCTCATGCGGCAGAAGGAGCCTGTCGCCCATGAGATCGCCCTGGCGCTGGAGCTGTTCACCACCGGGAGTCTCAACATATTCGCCCACCAGACCAATATCGACACCGGCAGCCGCATTACCTGCTACGACATCCAGGACCTGGGCGAGAATCTGAAGCCCATCGGTCTGCTGGTGATGCTGGACAGTATCTTGAATCGCGTCATCCGCAACCGGCAGCGGGGACGGTACACCCATGTTTACATCGACGAAATTTACCTGTTCTTTGCCAGCCCCGGCACGAACAGGAGCGGCATCAACAACTATTCCAGCGAGTTTTTGTATAAGTGCTGGAAGCGGTTCCGCAAGTATTACGCCACCCTCACGGGCATTACGCAGAATGTGGAGGAGTGTCTATTGTCCGATACGGCGCGGCTGATGTTCGCCAACAGCGAGTTTTTGGTGCTGCTGAACCAGGCGCCCACGGACCGGGCGGAGCTGGCCAAGCTGCTGGGGGCCAGTGACGCGCAGATGGACTATGTCAGCGACGCCCCAGCCGGACACGGGCTTATTAAGGTGGGCTCCTGCCTGGTGCCTTTCATCAATGAACTGCCCAGGGACACGGAGCTATACCGCCTTATGACCACGAAGCCGGGGGAGCAAAATGCGTGA
- a CDS encoding NlpC/P60 family protein, whose translation MRDVKTRAAMEQPKTRQQNAMPRAAVRILQRRYAQEKRERKPEEYATEQVQQGAADAAQMAVSVHRAPQKMPPTTSTGPQRGAKRRTQRMAQRRMLQRTKSVAHKAGQELERVAQAVGRTVRSGFGGIAAAGGGVVLVLLLALPLLAAVVSLSPAGIVADGRTVEPTGAALEAWERLPEDLSVERRMVVTYALALVDKVDYFWGGKSLVLGWDDRWGEMMEVTAEGDDTTGTERPYGLDCSGFVDWAFYNASGGSYIPGQGGGAAAQHGQCADIPWEEVQPGDLVFYPEDDHVGIAAGRDGQGRLLVVHCAAGVGWVTLSCSNGFTQAARPGWYGEE comes from the coding sequence ATGCGTGATGTCAAGACCCGTGCCGCCATGGAGCAGCCGAAAACGCGGCAGCAAAACGCCATGCCCCGGGCGGCGGTGCGGATATTGCAGCGGCGTTATGCCCAAGAGAAGCGGGAACGGAAGCCGGAGGAGTACGCCACAGAGCAGGTGCAGCAGGGGGCGGCGGATGCGGCGCAGATGGCAGTTTCCGTTCATAGGGCACCGCAGAAAATGCCGCCCACCACTTCGACCGGACCTCAGCGGGGCGCGAAGCGGCGTACACAGCGCATGGCGCAAAGACGGATGCTTCAGCGGACGAAAAGCGTTGCCCATAAGGCGGGGCAGGAGCTGGAGCGGGTGGCCCAGGCGGTGGGCAGAACCGTTCGTTCAGGTTTTGGGGGCATAGCCGCCGCAGGGGGCGGCGTGGTGCTGGTTTTGCTGCTGGCTTTGCCACTGTTGGCTGCGGTGGTGAGCCTGTCCCCGGCGGGGATCGTGGCGGACGGGCGCACGGTGGAGCCTACCGGGGCGGCTTTGGAGGCGTGGGAGCGGCTGCCCGAGGACCTTTCCGTGGAGCGGCGCATGGTGGTGACATACGCGCTGGCGCTGGTGGACAAGGTGGACTACTTTTGGGGCGGCAAGTCGCTGGTGCTGGGCTGGGACGACCGCTGGGGCGAGATGATGGAGGTCACGGCGGAGGGCGACGACACCACCGGCACGGAGCGGCCTTACGGGCTGGACTGCTCCGGTTTCGTGGACTGGGCGTTTTACAATGCCAGCGGGGGCAGCTATATCCCCGGCCAGGGCGGCGGTGCGGCGGCACAGCACGGCCAGTGCGCGGACATCCCGTGGGAGGAAGTGCAGCCGGGGGACCTGGTGTTTTACCCGGAGGATGACCATGTGGGCATTGCCGCAGGGCGTGACGGGCAGGGGCGGCTGCTGGTGGTGCATTGCGCCGCCGGTGTGGGCTGGGTGACGCTCTCTTGCAGCAACGGTTTCACGCAGGCGGCCAGGCCGGGGTGGTATGGGGAGGAATGA
- a CDS encoding PrgI family protein — translation MEIKINKEIRNYKETVYFGLTARQLICSLLAVGTAVGLYFALRGVLGRETLGWLCIVGAAPMAAAGFFHYNGLTLEQFLWAWCKTNFLLAGRRLWHSENYLYDLWEKEDKK, via the coding sequence ATGGAAATCAAAATCAACAAAGAGATACGCAACTATAAGGAAACCGTCTACTTCGGCCTGACAGCGCGGCAGCTTATTTGTTCGCTGCTGGCGGTGGGTACGGCGGTGGGGCTGTACTTTGCCCTGCGGGGCGTGCTGGGGCGCGAGACGCTGGGCTGGCTGTGCATCGTGGGCGCTGCGCCCATGGCGGCAGCAGGCTTCTTCCACTACAACGGCCTGACGCTGGAGCAATTCCTGTGGGCATGGTGCAAGACCAATTTCCTGCTGGCCGGTCGACGGCTGTGGCACAGCGAGAATTACCTATACGACCTTTGGGAGAAGGAGGACAAGAAGTGA
- a CDS encoding bacterial Ig-like domain-containing protein — MKRKIISLLLALIMAVSLLPMSVLAADPAGSGGKDDAPTGFSFSIVSGKQTVSLTTKKVGSKNTVYIPVSLMNKTAVLDFIIKSNDGKQFSAEYSEFDIDAKEKENRTSKEAENGSVAIKGSYAEQYSFFRYISADKFKWTKTITLSCDGEAVEYDVVPFCDLTTLTVVETTGAKNTRPMQLLEDGTYTTTVVAKSSVKITAGGGIKNVDTTAIDGAGASATKTFSGDKSVSIKVSSKAEGVEAREYTLNVKCIEKDHFPTFIGGTKPSAAGIKLTVAQGAKDFYLDSSEYIDAESINENTEYEWTLLTTKAVVSTKATCPVNTDNVAGAVLYTCKVTNIVDGLSYSVSYRYNIKISAETLSAPKVSITPQTITCDFGKEASPVKVELKDAALGVKFHYQWYSNTVNDNSNGKLLEGETKNSFVVPTNAVGTMWYYCVVYKAFDGKTSPTTATECVQVTTNPWKTDMKGDGTAANPYEIATVADLEHLRDSVNSGLSFEGVFFKFVSDITLPNGWTPIGCTVDGTNKFDPRNPNEKDNLRAFSGTILGNNKLLTIPKGGKPLLAYVKNATVKDLNIYGEEINGYGLVDGLHGVGFTSEDTFAIIIENVALKSGTKTLKSGLIGAEVDMDVNGFAGASAAFITTIRNCTIEKNVVIGYDGTQSEIGAFAGRFQGIIENCVSHATVKGVDYVGGIIGSRDNAMGQCTVSKCSFDGTVIATGKFAGGIAGTMYTGAAAPNGIKTTIEACAASGTVKGNENVGGITGGDMKVNQAWNNYSLVGNTFTGKVSGTKNVGGIIGYYRSLNMCDNIAGNFYQTDCGAKQGIGAVEYVDTSCESHETKSGTVYFDTSKSLPDVYGVTKTNHNRTDDPLGADADKLTKAVKDASTPVCYKLDISGDYKTAYTVGESLDLSGAVIIAHWTMGKADTIVDVKDITITGFDTNTRGQQTLTLTYGAAKTTITVTVLLPVGADITVTFSLLGDSVHDDKSGPHTLADDNLEKWIDSVSVTVSNNATVLDVVKAALGDKYTILNESGNYIQSITPKDGKELGEFTNGNLSGWMYTLNGVHPNLGVAQQYLNGGDVIVFHYTDDYTRESGMDGGRKSPAEVVAMIDAIGAVSLSKGTAISEARTAYDALTDAEKKQVTNYDKLTAAEAAYAKLVAEMGKKLEEIYKTTGDYMSKLGTPGFGSVGGEWMTIGLARSGRTVPAGYYDNVVKYVKEKADANERLHRAKVTDNARVILALTAIGKDVTNVGGHNLLKGLDNMDYVQTQGINGPIWTLIALDSHNYPTMGDVTREKLIKVILAAQLTDGGWDLSADKADPDMTAMAIQALAPYYKTNETVKAAVDKALEALSAMQRPDGGFASWGSVNSESCAQVIVALTALGIDPTADSRFVKNDLTVLDALAGFYVTGGGFRHTANGELDGMATEQGYYALAAYYRFVNAQTRLYDMSDVTVQTGGNGTPATGDTGVLVWVIALPVAALAAAFVLKRKEREA; from the coding sequence ATGAAAAGAAAGATCATTTCATTGCTGCTGGCGCTTATCATGGCGGTTTCGCTGCTGCCCATGAGCGTGCTGGCGGCGGACCCTGCGGGAAGCGGGGGGAAGGACGATGCGCCTACGGGGTTTTCGTTCTCCATTGTGAGCGGAAAGCAAACTGTGAGCCTAACAACAAAAAAGGTAGGCAGTAAAAACACAGTTTATATACCAGTATCTCTGATGAACAAAACTGCGGTTCTTGATTTTATTATTAAGTCAAATGATGGCAAGCAGTTTTCAGCGGAGTACAGTGAGTTTGACATAGACGCAAAAGAAAAAGAAAACCGTACATCCAAAGAAGCTGAAAATGGAAGCGTGGCGATTAAAGGAAGCTATGCGGAGCAATACAGCTTTTTTAGATATATTTCGGCAGATAAATTCAAATGGACAAAAACCATTACGCTATCCTGCGATGGAGAGGCGGTCGAGTATGATGTAGTTCCGTTTTGCGATTTAACAACGCTGACCGTTGTGGAAACGACTGGCGCGAAAAATACCCGTCCTATGCAACTGTTGGAGGACGGAACATACACTACGACTGTTGTGGCAAAAAGTTCCGTGAAAATCACGGCGGGCGGCGGAATCAAAAATGTAGATACAACTGCAATAGATGGGGCAGGTGCATCTGCTACCAAAACATTTAGCGGAGATAAATCCGTTAGTATCAAGGTGAGCAGCAAGGCCGAGGGAGTGGAAGCGAGGGAGTACACTCTCAATGTGAAGTGCATAGAAAAAGACCATTTCCCGACCTTTATAGGCGGCACAAAGCCTTCGGCTGCCGGTATCAAACTTACGGTGGCACAGGGTGCAAAAGACTTTTATTTGGATTCAAGCGAATACATTGATGCGGAGAGCATCAATGAGAACACGGAATATGAATGGACTCTCCTAACTACAAAAGCCGTAGTAAGCACGAAAGCGACCTGCCCGGTCAATACCGACAATGTGGCCGGGGCGGTTCTGTATACTTGCAAGGTCACCAATATTGTAGACGGCCTTTCCTACTCGGTATCTTACAGATACAATATCAAAATAAGTGCAGAGACTTTGAGTGCGCCTAAGGTTAGCATAACGCCACAGACTATCACCTGCGATTTCGGCAAAGAGGCAAGCCCTGTGAAAGTGGAACTGAAAGATGCTGCATTAGGCGTGAAGTTCCATTACCAGTGGTATAGCAATACAGTCAACGACAATAGTAACGGCAAACTGCTTGAGGGTGAGACGAAGAATAGCTTTGTAGTGCCTACAAATGCAGTCGGCACCATGTGGTATTATTGCGTCGTTTACAAGGCTTTTGATGGCAAGACAAGCCCGACCACAGCAACAGAGTGTGTGCAGGTCACTACGAATCCTTGGAAAACCGACATGAAAGGTGATGGAACCGCTGCAAACCCCTACGAGATTGCTACCGTTGCAGATCTTGAGCACCTGCGGGATTCTGTAAATTCCGGCCTTTCTTTTGAGGGAGTATTTTTCAAGTTTGTTTCCGACATCACCTTGCCGAACGGTTGGACGCCTATCGGCTGTACGGTGGATGGGACCAATAAATTTGACCCCCGGAATCCCAATGAAAAAGATAACCTCCGTGCTTTTTCCGGCACCATCCTGGGCAACAACAAGCTGCTGACCATTCCCAAGGGTGGAAAGCCGCTGTTGGCCTATGTTAAGAACGCCACGGTCAAAGACCTGAACATCTACGGCGAGGAGATCAACGGCTACGGCCTGGTGGATGGGCTCCACGGCGTTGGCTTTACAAGTGAGGACACTTTCGCTATCATCATTGAAAATGTGGCACTGAAATCCGGCACCAAAACCCTCAAATCCGGCTTGATCGGGGCAGAGGTGGATATGGATGTAAACGGCTTTGCCGGAGCCAGCGCCGCCTTTATCACGACCATTCGCAACTGCACCATTGAAAAGAATGTTGTTATTGGTTATGACGGCACTCAGAGCGAGATCGGCGCATTTGCCGGACGATTCCAGGGTATCATTGAAAACTGCGTCAGCCACGCCACCGTCAAGGGTGTGGATTATGTTGGCGGTATCATTGGCTCCCGGGACAACGCTATGGGCCAATGCACGGTCAGCAAGTGCAGCTTTGATGGCACAGTAATCGCCACCGGCAAATTTGCTGGCGGTATTGCAGGCACGATGTATACCGGCGCGGCGGCACCCAACGGCATCAAAACGACCATTGAAGCCTGTGCAGCGTCCGGCACTGTCAAGGGCAATGAAAATGTGGGCGGCATCACCGGCGGCGACATGAAGGTGAACCAGGCGTGGAACAACTACTCCCTCGTAGGTAACACCTTTACAGGAAAAGTCAGCGGCACAAAGAATGTGGGCGGCATTATCGGTTACTATCGAAGCCTGAATATGTGCGATAATATCGCCGGAAACTTCTACCAGACCGATTGCGGTGCCAAGCAGGGCATCGGCGCTGTGGAATATGTGGACACCAGTTGTGAGAGCCACGAAACGAAAAGCGGTACGGTTTATTTTGACACTTCTAAGAGCCTGCCCGATGTTTATGGTGTGACTAAAACCAACCACAACCGCACCGATGATCCTCTGGGCGCGGATGCTGACAAGCTGACCAAGGCGGTAAAGGATGCTTCTACGCCTGTGTGCTACAAGCTGGACATCTCCGGCGACTACAAGACCGCTTACACGGTGGGCGAAAGTCTTGACCTTAGCGGCGCAGTTATCATCGCACACTGGACGATGGGCAAGGCAGATACCATTGTAGATGTCAAGGACATTACTATTACGGGCTTCGACACCAACACCCGGGGCCAGCAGACGCTGACGCTGACCTACGGCGCGGCCAAGACCACCATCACCGTCACCGTGCTGCTGCCCGTGGGCGCGGACATCACCGTGACCTTCTCCCTGCTGGGCGACAGCGTGCATGACGACAAGAGCGGACCCCACACCCTGGCGGACGACAACCTGGAGAAGTGGATCGACAGCGTGAGCGTGACCGTCAGCAACAACGCCACCGTGCTGGATGTTGTGAAGGCCGCTTTGGGCGATAAGTACACCATCTTGAACGAGAGCGGGAACTATATCCAGTCCATCACCCCCAAGGACGGCAAGGAGCTGGGCGAGTTTACCAACGGCAATCTCTCCGGCTGGATGTATACCCTCAACGGCGTACACCCCAACCTGGGCGTGGCGCAGCAGTATCTGAACGGCGGCGATGTGATCGTGTTCCACTACACCGACGACTACACCCGGGAGAGCGGCATGGACGGCGGGCGCAAGAGCCCCGCTGAGGTGGTGGCGATGATTGACGCCATCGGAGCCGTGAGCCTGAGCAAGGGCACCGCCATTTCCGAGGCCCGCACCGCTTACGACGCGCTCACCGACGCGGAGAAGAAGCAGGTCACCAACTACGACAAGCTCACCGCCGCCGAGGCCGCCTACGCTAAGCTGGTGGCCGAGATGGGCAAGAAGCTGGAGGAAATCTACAAGACCACCGGCGACTATATGAGCAAGCTCGGCACCCCCGGTTTCGGCTCCGTGGGCGGCGAGTGGATGACCATCGGCCTGGCCCGTTCGGGGCGGACTGTGCCCGCTGGGTACTATGACAATGTGGTCAAGTATGTAAAGGAAAAGGCTGACGCCAATGAGCGCCTGCACCGGGCAAAAGTCACGGACAACGCCCGGGTGATCCTGGCCCTCACCGCCATCGGCAAGGATGTCACCAATGTGGGCGGCCATAACCTGCTGAAGGGCCTGGATAACATGGATTATGTGCAGACCCAGGGCATCAACGGCCCCATTTGGACGCTCATTGCCCTGGATAGCCACAACTATCCCACCATGGGCGATGTGACCCGGGAGAAGCTGATTAAGGTCATCCTGGCCGCCCAGCTCACTGACGGCGGCTGGGACCTCAGCGCGGACAAGGCCGACCCGGATATGACGGCTATGGCCATCCAGGCTTTGGCCCCCTACTATAAGACCAACGAGACGGTCAAGGCCGCTGTGGATAAGGCCCTGGAGGCCCTTTCCGCCATGCAGCGGCCTGACGGCGGCTTCGCCAGCTGGGGCAGCGTCAATAGCGAAAGCTGCGCTCAGGTCATCGTGGCGCTGACCGCTCTGGGCATCGACCCCACCGCCGACAGCCGTTTTGTGAAGAACGATCTCACCGTCCTGGATGCCCTGGCCGGGTTCTATGTCACCGGCGGCGGCTTCCGCCACACCGCTAACGGCGAGCTGGACGGCATGGCCACCGAGCAGGGCTACTACGCCCTGGCGGCCTACTACCGCTTCGTAAACGCCCAGACCCGGCTCTATGACATGAGCGATGTGACCGTTCAGACCGGCGGCAACGGCACCCCCGCCACCGGCGATACCGGCGTGCTGGTTTGGGTCATCGCCCTGCCTGTGGCGGCCCTCGCCGCAGCCTTCGTCCTCAAGCGTAAGGAGCGGGAGGCGTAA